The following are encoded together in the Sphingomonas insulae genome:
- a CDS encoding MBL fold metallo-hydrolase produces MKVRILGSGTSSGVPRIGNDWGACDPDEPRNRRTRVSLLVEHEGTRILVDTGPDMREQLLAADVAAVDAIIWTHDHADHCHGIDDVRQIFHALGYPVRGFARPATLDALRDRFTYVFAGRQGYPPTVDAAPLPDRLTIGGITIDVVDQPHGSIQSAGLRFSAGGLIVGYATDFHELTPAMRSLYAGLDVWIVDALRYAPHPTHPDVPAVLGWIEELRPRRSAFIHMDHSMDYATLVAKLPPGVEPGYDGLEFTP; encoded by the coding sequence GTGAAGGTCCGTATCCTCGGCTCCGGCACATCGTCCGGCGTGCCGCGGATCGGCAACGACTGGGGCGCCTGCGACCCCGACGAGCCGCGCAACCGCCGTACGCGCGTGTCCCTTCTCGTAGAACACGAGGGAACCCGGATCCTCGTCGATACCGGCCCCGACATGCGCGAGCAGCTGCTTGCCGCCGATGTCGCGGCGGTCGACGCGATCATCTGGACGCACGATCATGCCGATCACTGCCACGGCATCGATGACGTCCGACAGATTTTCCATGCGCTGGGGTATCCGGTGCGGGGCTTTGCCCGTCCGGCGACGCTGGATGCGCTGCGGGACCGCTTCACCTACGTCTTCGCAGGACGGCAGGGTTATCCCCCGACGGTAGACGCGGCCCCGCTGCCGGATCGACTGACGATCGGCGGCATCACCATCGACGTGGTCGACCAGCCGCACGGCAGCATCCAGTCCGCCGGCCTGCGTTTTTCGGCCGGTGGCTTGATCGTCGGTTATGCCACGGATTTCCATGAGCTGACGCCGGCGATGCGATCGCTCTACGCCGGGCTGGACGTCTGGATCGTCGATGCCCTTCGCTATGCGCCGCATCCGACGCACCCGGACGTGCCGGCGGTGCTCGGCTGGATCGAGGAGCTGCGTCCGCGTCGGTCAGCCTTCATACACATGGACCATAGCATGGATTATGCGACGCTGGTGGCAAAGCTGCCGCCGGGCGT
- a CDS encoding lytic murein transglycosylase, whose protein sequence is MTRGLRAGILATTVALASASPAVAQDEAGFQAYLPTLRQQAVAAGVTQRTIDAVFPTLTLSERTIQLDRAQPGNPGSTATPPFAPYKASHVDAARIGRGRSTYQAQRARLSRVERETGVPESIMVAIWGHETNYGAYTGNFDLLRSLASLAYEGRRRSLFAGEFIAGLKILDRGFPRERLVGSWAGATGNPQFLPSVYLRLARDGDGDGRADIWTSPADTLASIGNYFQNAGWRPGQPWGVAVTVPAGLDRSSVTNRMVSPRCPRVFERHSRWRTMAEWRAAGLIPQGRAWPADSVLATLIEPDGPGATAYLLTSNYRVILDYNCSNFYALSVGLLADAVEG, encoded by the coding sequence ATGACACGGGGCTTGCGGGCCGGTATTCTGGCGACGACGGTGGCACTTGCATCGGCAAGTCCGGCGGTGGCGCAGGACGAGGCGGGGTTTCAGGCCTATCTGCCGACATTGCGCCAGCAGGCGGTGGCGGCGGGCGTGACGCAGCGGACGATCGATGCCGTCTTTCCCACCCTGACGCTGAGCGAGCGTACCATCCAGCTGGACCGCGCCCAGCCGGGCAATCCGGGCAGCACCGCGACGCCGCCGTTTGCGCCGTACAAGGCGAGCCACGTCGATGCCGCGCGTATCGGCCGCGGCCGATCGACCTATCAGGCGCAGCGTGCTCGCCTGTCGCGCGTCGAACGGGAAACCGGCGTTCCCGAATCGATCATGGTTGCGATCTGGGGTCACGAAACCAATTACGGCGCTTATACCGGCAACTTCGACCTGTTGCGCAGTCTTGCCAGCCTTGCATACGAAGGGCGCCGCCGCAGCCTGTTCGCAGGGGAATTCATCGCCGGGCTCAAGATACTCGACCGTGGCTTCCCGCGCGAACGGCTCGTGGGTAGCTGGGCCGGGGCGACCGGCAACCCGCAATTCCTGCCGTCGGTGTACCTGCGCCTTGCCCGCGACGGGGACGGCGACGGGCGTGCCGATATCTGGACCAGCCCCGCCGATACGCTCGCCTCGATCGGCAACTATTTCCAGAACGCCGGGTGGCGCCCTGGCCAGCCATGGGGCGTAGCGGTGACGGTGCCCGCTGGGCTCGACCGGTCGAGTGTCACCAACCGCATGGTGTCCCCCCGCTGCCCGCGCGTCTTCGAACGCCACAGTCGCTGGCGGACGATGGCCGAATGGCGCGCGGCGGGATTGATACCGCAGGGCAGGGCATGGCCTGCCGATTCGGTGCTGGCGACGTTGATCGAGCCGGATGGTCCCGGTGCCACCGCCTATCTGCTGACGAGCAATTATCGCGTCATCCTCGATTACAATTGCTCGAATTTCTACGCGCTGTCGGTCGGGCTGCTGGCCGATGCGGTTGAGGGCTGA
- a CDS encoding D-alanyl-D-alanine carboxypeptidase family protein, producing the protein MNKLIAAPLAIAALAVPSVAAAPQFQGTAPIAFMEDLSSGAVLYQRDADRRMPPASMAKMMTVYVAFDMIKKGELKLDQTFQVRPETWQRWHGPQAGSTMFLSTGENVSVENLLKGIVTLSGNDACVVLAEGISGTEQTFTDRMNQQAQKLGLTNSHFGTSNGWPDNGVTFVTARDLAHLASATIRDFPDLYKRFYSLPNFTWGKTLGAGADITQANRDPLLGRVAGADGLKTGHTDEAGYGFTGSAEQNGRRLVMVVAGLDSFRGRAEESVRFMEWGFRAWQAKPVVAQGKQVSTAEVQMGSASSVGLIAPKQLTVTLPAGAVPQMSAKVVYEGPVRAPIKAGQHIADLVIRAPEMPEQRLPLVAAADVTEAGFFGRAWAGLTSLFG; encoded by the coding sequence ATGAACAAGCTGATCGCCGCTCCGCTCGCTATAGCTGCGCTGGCCGTTCCCTCGGTCGCCGCCGCACCCCAGTTCCAGGGAACGGCTCCGATCGCATTCATGGAAGACCTGTCGTCGGGTGCCGTATTGTACCAGCGCGATGCCGACCGCCGCATGCCGCCGGCGTCGATGGCAAAGATGATGACGGTCTATGTCGCGTTCGACATGATCAAGAAGGGCGAGTTGAAGCTCGACCAGACGTTCCAGGTGCGGCCCGAAACGTGGCAGCGCTGGCATGGCCCGCAGGCGGGATCAACGATGTTCCTGTCGACCGGCGAGAACGTCAGCGTCGAGAATCTGCTGAAGGGCATCGTCACGCTGTCGGGCAACGACGCCTGCGTCGTACTGGCGGAAGGGATTTCGGGGACCGAGCAGACCTTCACCGACCGTATGAACCAGCAGGCGCAAAAGCTTGGCCTGACCAACAGCCATTTCGGCACGTCGAATGGATGGCCCGACAATGGCGTCACCTTTGTCACCGCCCGCGATCTGGCGCATCTCGCCTCCGCAACGATCAGGGATTTCCCCGACCTCTACAAGCGCTTCTATTCGCTCCCGAACTTCACTTGGGGCAAGACGCTCGGGGCGGGCGCGGACATCACCCAGGCCAATCGCGATCCGCTGCTTGGCCGTGTCGCCGGCGCCGACGGATTGAAGACCGGCCATACCGACGAGGCGGGTTACGGCTTCACCGGCTCGGCCGAACAGAATGGCCGCCGGCTGGTCATGGTCGTCGCCGGCCTGGATTCGTTCAGAGGACGCGCCGAGGAGTCGGTTCGCTTCATGGAATGGGGCTTTCGCGCGTGGCAGGCGAAGCCGGTCGTCGCGCAGGGCAAGCAGGTGTCGACCGCCGAAGTGCAGATGGGCAGCGCGAGCAGCGTCGGCCTGATCGCGCCCAAGCAATTGACCGTGACGCTGCCGGCCGGCGCCGTACCGCAGATGAGCGCGAAGGTGGTTTACGAAGGACCGGTCCGCGCGCCGATCAAGGCGGGCCAGCATATCGCTGACCTCGTCATTCGCGCACCCGAGATGCCGGAGCAGCGCCTGCCGTTGGTGGCGGCGGCGGATGTCACGGAGGCAGGTTTCTTCGGTCGCGCCTGGGCGGGGCTGACGTCGCTATTCGGGTGA
- a CDS encoding TatD family hydrolase, producing MFADSHCHLNYKGVFEQQGDILARARARGVGAMLNISTRESEWDAVVATAEREPDVWASIGIHPHEADQHPDIDTARLVERAEHPRIVGIGESGLDYFYDHSDRPRQQASFRTHIAACRATGLPLIVHTRDAEDDTLAILREEMGKGAYKGVIHCFTASGAFADAALDLGFYISISGIVTFKNAHDLQATAARLPIDRLLIETDAPFLAPVPNRGKPGEPAFVADTAAFLARLRGEPIEVLAAGTVDNFFTLFDKAHRSRAQ from the coding sequence ATGTTCGCGGACAGCCATTGCCACCTCAACTACAAGGGGGTGTTCGAGCAACAGGGCGATATCCTCGCCCGTGCCCGCGCCCGCGGCGTCGGCGCGATGCTCAACATCTCGACGCGGGAGAGCGAATGGGATGCGGTGGTCGCCACCGCCGAACGCGAGCCGGACGTCTGGGCCTCCATCGGGATCCATCCGCACGAGGCCGACCAGCATCCCGACATCGACACCGCGCGTCTGGTGGAACGCGCCGAACATCCGCGGATCGTCGGCATCGGTGAATCCGGCCTCGATTATTTCTACGATCATTCCGACCGGCCCAGGCAGCAGGCCAGCTTCCGCACCCATATCGCCGCCTGTCGCGCGACCGGCCTGCCGCTGATCGTCCACACGCGCGATGCCGAGGACGACACGCTGGCGATCCTGCGCGAGGAGATGGGGAAGGGGGCCTATAAGGGCGTCATCCACTGTTTCACCGCCAGCGGTGCATTTGCCGATGCGGCGCTGGACCTCGGTTTCTACATTTCCATTTCCGGCATCGTGACGTTCAAGAACGCGCACGACCTTCAGGCAACGGCGGCCCGGCTGCCGATCGATCGGCTGTTGATCGAAACCGATGCGCCGTTCCTTGCCCCGGTGCCGAACCGCGGCAAGCCGGGGGAACCCGCCTTCGTCGCCGACACCGCCGCATTCCTCGCCAGATTGCGCGGCGAGCCGATCGAGGTGCTGGCGGCAGGAACTGTGGATAACTTCTTCACATTGTTCGACAAGGCGCATCGGAGCCGCGCGCAGTGA
- a CDS encoding DNA polymerase III subunit delta', producing MSELFGQSDAQAAFTAALCSGALHHAWLLVGPQGVGKASFAQAAALRLLAEASATGVSAPGLSVPDGHPTRALVNAGSHPDLRILRRLPKDPEKPDQDIARSVTIAQVRSLQPMFATTPSMGGRRVVILDAADDLERNGANALLKNLEEPPAGTIFLLVSHAPGRLLPTIRSRCRVLRFGALDDDDMARALRGALPDADEDEIGALVRKGEGAPGRAIRYAGLDIDGLDSAIAAIAADGDPMNARRSALARALAGKGNAARYEAFLDRVPAVIAREARTRSGARLKQALDAQVAARDLAGAARGLSLDAQATVFEMAAIVATLR from the coding sequence ATGAGCGAATTGTTCGGCCAATCCGACGCGCAGGCTGCGTTCACCGCGGCGCTGTGCAGCGGTGCGCTGCACCACGCGTGGCTGCTCGTCGGGCCGCAGGGCGTCGGTAAGGCGAGCTTTGCGCAAGCCGCTGCCCTTCGTTTACTTGCCGAAGCGAGCGCCACCGGCGTTTCCGCACCAGGTCTGTCCGTGCCGGATGGCCATCCGACGCGCGCATTGGTCAATGCCGGGTCGCACCCCGACCTCCGTATCCTCCGAAGACTACCGAAAGATCCGGAAAAGCCGGATCAAGACATCGCACGCAGCGTCACGATCGCGCAGGTCCGATCGCTCCAGCCGATGTTCGCGACTACGCCGTCGATGGGGGGGCGGCGTGTGGTAATTCTCGATGCCGCCGACGATTTGGAGCGCAATGGCGCCAACGCCCTGCTCAAGAACCTGGAGGAGCCGCCCGCGGGCACGATATTCCTGCTGGTCAGCCACGCGCCGGGCCGGTTGCTGCCGACGATCCGCTCGCGGTGCCGCGTGCTGCGGTTCGGTGCGCTCGACGACGATGACATGGCGCGTGCGTTGCGCGGCGCATTGCCGGACGCGGACGAGGATGAGATCGGCGCCCTGGTCCGGAAGGGCGAGGGCGCGCCCGGTCGGGCGATCCGCTATGCGGGGCTCGATATCGATGGCCTCGACAGCGCGATCGCGGCCATCGCCGCGGACGGCGATCCGATGAACGCCCGCCGCTCCGCGCTGGCGCGGGCGCTGGCGGGGAAGGGCAATGCAGCGCGATACGAGGCGTTTCTCGATCGCGTGCCGGCGGTGATCGCGCGCGAGGCGCGAACGCGTTCCGGCGCACGGCTGAAGCAGGCGCTGGATGCGCAGGTCGCCGCGCGCGACCTTGCCGGCGCCGCACGGGGCCTGTCGCTCGATGCGCAGGCGACGGTGTTCGAGATGGCGGCGATCGTCGCGACGCTGCGCTAG
- the metG gene encoding methionine--tRNA ligase, producing the protein MADPYYITTAIHYPNGRPHIGHAYEMICADAIARFQRQAGREVRFQTGTDEHGLKMAQTARARGVDTRAFADEMSSHFSQMADTLNISYDRFIRTVEPDHYTASQAIWKAMRDKGDLYLDRYEGWYSVRDEAFYDEKELVEGEGGVKLSPQGTPVEWTAEETWFFRLSRYQQPLLDLYAANPDFIRPEARRNEVMRFVEGGLSDLSVSRTSFDWGVPVPDSPGHVMYVWVDALTNYLTGAGYPDDAATMARVWPADLHLIGKDITRFHTVYWPAFLMSADLPLPKQVFAHGFVLHRGEKMSKSVGNVVSPDELTDAFGVDAVRYFLLREVSFGQDGSYSAEAIVTRVNAELANSFGNLAQRTLSFIAKNLNGAFPDAGRADPADAMLIEEVVVACAGFKTAFDDLLLSQGIEAWMRGVFACNQYIDAQAPWALRKTDPERMHAVLGTLVRAIRMLGITILPVVPDSAARVLDQIGATERDHAAVDDDGWYARQVASGVTIAPPSPVFPRLELPAAVEA; encoded by the coding sequence ATGGCCGATCCTTATTATATCACCACCGCGATCCACTACCCCAACGGGCGCCCGCATATCGGCCATGCCTATGAGATGATCTGCGCCGACGCCATCGCCCGGTTCCAGCGACAGGCGGGACGCGAGGTCCGTTTTCAGACCGGTACCGACGAACACGGATTGAAGATGGCGCAGACGGCGCGCGCCCGCGGCGTCGATACGCGAGCCTTCGCCGATGAAATGTCGTCCCATTTCAGTCAGATGGCCGACACGTTGAACATCTCGTACGACCGGTTCATCCGGACGGTCGAGCCCGATCATTATACCGCCAGCCAGGCGATCTGGAAGGCGATGCGCGACAAGGGCGACCTGTACCTCGACCGTTATGAAGGCTGGTATTCGGTCCGCGACGAGGCGTTCTACGACGAGAAGGAACTGGTCGAGGGGGAAGGGGGCGTCAAACTCTCGCCTCAGGGCACGCCGGTCGAATGGACGGCGGAGGAGACGTGGTTCTTCCGCCTGTCCAGATACCAGCAGCCGCTGCTCGATCTCTACGCGGCCAATCCCGACTTCATCCGTCCGGAAGCGCGGCGCAACGAAGTGATGCGCTTCGTCGAGGGCGGCCTGTCCGACCTGTCGGTATCGCGCACCAGCTTCGACTGGGGCGTGCCGGTGCCGGACAGCCCCGGCCATGTCATGTACGTGTGGGTCGATGCGCTGACCAACTATCTGACCGGCGCCGGCTATCCCGACGATGCCGCGACGATGGCACGCGTCTGGCCGGCGGACCTGCACCTGATCGGCAAGGACATCACCCGCTTCCACACCGTCTATTGGCCGGCGTTCCTGATGTCCGCCGACCTGCCGTTGCCCAAACAGGTGTTCGCGCACGGCTTCGTGCTCCACCGGGGTGAGAAGATGTCGAAATCGGTCGGCAACGTGGTCAGCCCCGATGAGCTGACGGATGCCTTCGGGGTCGATGCCGTGCGCTATTTCCTCCTGCGCGAGGTCAGCTTCGGTCAGGACGGCAGCTATTCGGCCGAGGCGATCGTCACCCGCGTCAACGCCGAACTCGCCAACAGCTTCGGCAACCTGGCGCAGCGGACGCTGTCGTTCATCGCCAAGAACCTGAACGGCGCCTTCCCCGACGCCGGTCGCGCCGACCCGGCCGACGCGATGCTGATCGAGGAGGTCGTCGTCGCCTGCGCCGGCTTCAAGACCGCGTTCGACGACCTGCTGCTCAGCCAGGGGATCGAGGCGTGGATGCGCGGTGTGTTCGCCTGCAACCAATATATCGACGCGCAGGCCCCCTGGGCGCTGCGCAAGACCGATCCCGAGCGGATGCATGCCGTGCTCGGCACGCTGGTGCGCGCCATCCGGATGCTGGGCATCACGATCCTGCCGGTCGTGCCGGATTCGGCGGCCAGGGTGCTCGACCAGATCGGCGCGACGGAGCGGGACCATGCGGCGGTCGACGACGACGGCTGGTACGCGCGCCAGGTGGCGTCCGGCGTCACCATCGCACCGCCATCGCCGGTGTTTCCGCGGCTGGAGCTGCCGGCGGCGGTGGAGGCGTGA